From a region of the Sporosarcina ureilytica genome:
- a CDS encoding cation:proton antiporter: protein MNFPLTEPVLIFGLAVLMFLFFPILMEKLRMPAIIGAIIAGIIVGPNGLGILARDSTIELLGTVGLLFIMFIAGLELDFDGFKKYRNRSIVFGLLSFGFPFILGIIVGLWLDLGVLSAILFGTILSSHTLLGYPAVSTFGVTKNKAVTTAIGGTLLTDSLAMLVLAIVTGASAGNLTFGFWMYLLISTAVFAAGILIITPYLTKWFFKHSKNEAALEFNFVMAVLFVAGAISLFVGLEPIIGAFLAGLALNRYIYDHGPLMNRIRFTANAMFIPFFLLSVGMLMDLRVLFSDPDALVVTGLILIAGIVGKVISSWITGKIYGYSKVETNLIFGLSISQAAATLAATLVGFRLGLIDQQIVNAVIVIILVTCIIGPYFSEKYAKKLAISQDKGGSDESLPERILIPLANPKTMESLMDMGFVLKKALNSDAPLYPLTVVQKDLKEASDEVSQAEKMLESAVMYASGAEVPVKLLTRVDQNVGWGIERASTEEQITTIIAGWDGVTEENNKTYGRVIDNFLEHTFQRSLITKVRQPLNTMDRIILILPNNVVYKPGFEDAISIIKDIASQLSTSIKGLVLRDDLDVYQKVSGRVRPNIKIDFHSKDSWDSLYENDLNDIKSTDLVILLSARKGTVAWNPELEDVPKKLAALNRGNFIVFYPTEMKETDIRGSRD, encoded by the coding sequence ATGAATTTCCCACTGACTGAACCAGTTCTTATATTTGGTTTGGCCGTTTTAATGTTCTTGTTCTTTCCTATATTGATGGAGAAATTAAGGATGCCAGCGATTATCGGCGCAATTATCGCTGGAATTATCGTTGGCCCCAATGGGTTAGGCATCCTAGCACGCGATTCGACTATTGAATTGCTTGGCACAGTTGGTTTATTGTTTATTATGTTTATTGCGGGTCTTGAATTGGACTTTGATGGGTTTAAGAAATACCGGAACCGAAGTATTGTTTTCGGATTACTTTCTTTCGGATTTCCTTTTATCCTTGGAATTATCGTAGGATTATGGCTTGATCTTGGTGTACTTTCGGCTATTTTATTCGGTACGATTCTTTCATCGCATACGTTACTCGGTTATCCGGCTGTAAGTACCTTCGGGGTGACTAAAAATAAAGCTGTCACAACTGCAATTGGCGGAACTTTATTAACGGACAGCTTAGCAATGCTTGTGCTTGCTATCGTAACAGGCGCATCCGCAGGAAATTTAACATTCGGATTCTGGATGTATTTATTAATTTCAACAGCTGTTTTTGCTGCCGGTATTCTCATCATTACACCTTATCTGACAAAGTGGTTTTTTAAACACTCTAAAAATGAAGCAGCATTAGAGTTTAACTTTGTCATGGCCGTTCTATTCGTAGCTGGGGCAATCTCATTATTTGTAGGTTTAGAACCGATTATCGGTGCATTCTTGGCCGGTCTTGCGCTAAACCGCTACATTTACGACCATGGGCCATTAATGAATAGAATTCGATTTACAGCGAATGCAATGTTTATTCCGTTTTTCTTATTATCTGTTGGAATGTTGATGGATCTACGCGTGTTGTTCTCTGATCCTGATGCATTAGTGGTAACAGGCTTAATCTTAATTGCTGGAATTGTCGGTAAAGTGATTTCCAGCTGGATTACTGGTAAAATATACGGTTATTCTAAAGTGGAAACAAACCTGATTTTCGGTCTATCTATATCACAGGCAGCCGCAACATTAGCAGCGACACTCGTTGGGTTTAGACTTGGATTAATTGACCAGCAAATCGTAAACGCTGTAATTGTGATTATCTTGGTAACTTGTATTATAGGTCCCTACTTCTCTGAAAAATATGCTAAAAAACTGGCTATTTCACAGGATAAGGGCGGTTCAGACGAATCACTTCCTGAACGAATCTTAATCCCGCTTGCGAATCCGAAGACAATGGAATCATTAATGGATATGGGATTTGTTTTGAAAAAGGCGTTGAATTCAGATGCACCGCTCTATCCACTAACAGTTGTTCAAAAAGATTTAAAAGAGGCAAGCGATGAAGTATCTCAAGCTGAAAAAATGCTAGAAAGTGCTGTCATGTATGCCTCAGGTGCAGAAGTTCCTGTTAAGCTCCTGACAAGAGTAGACCAAAATGTTGGTTGGGGAATTGAACGTGCCTCTACGGAAGAACAAATTACAACGATTATCGCAGGTTGGGATGGTGTCACGGAAGAAAACAATAAGACTTATGGAAGAGTAATTGATAACTTCCTTGAACATACGTTTCAGCGTTCACTGATTACGAAAGTCAGACAACCGCTCAATACAATGGATCGTATTATTTTAATTTTGCCGAATAATGTTGTTTATAAACCGGGTTTTGAAGATGCCATTTCTATTATTAAGGACATCGCTTCCCAGTTAAGTACCTCAATTAAAGGCCTTGTCCTCCGCGATGACTTAGATGTCTATCAAAAAGTTTCCGGACGTGTGCGCCCTAATATTAAAATCGACTTCCATTCAAAGGATAGTTGGGATTCACTTTATGAAAATGACTTGAACGATATTAAATCAACGGACCTGGTCATTTTATTAAGTGCTAGAAAAGGAACTGTGGCATGGAATCCTGAATTAGAAGATGTGCCTAAAAAACTTGCTGCTTTAAATCGCGGCAATTTCATCGTGTTTTATCCGACAGAAATGAAAGAAACAGATATTCGCGGCTCACGTGATTAA
- a CDS encoding peptide MFS transporter, translating to MSKLTKQQIIESAPQKGFFGHPKGLFTLFFTEFWERFSYYGMRAILVFYMYYEVSNGGLGLDKTVALSIMSIYGSLVYMSGIIGGWLADRIFGTSKAVFYGGILIMFGHLVLAIPGNLTMFFISMVLIVLGTGLLKPNVSSVVGDLYAEDDNRRDAGFSIFYMGINMGAFIAPLIAGSLMDTSFHLGFGVAAVGMFLGLVVFIATKKKNLGLAGTQAPNPLNATEKKRTLTISIVSTIVIALLIAISIPLGWLTFDSFVAFVGILAFLIPTAYFIVMYRSPKTTEVEQSRIIAYIPLFLASVLFWVIAEQGATVLALYADTRANLNFMGIKLSPAWFQSFWPLFVIILAPMFAWLWVRLGDRQPTIPQKFSLGLLFGGLSFIVILLPSYFGGGDALVNPLWLVLSIFFVAVGELCLSPVGLSATTKLAPVAFSAQTMSLWFLSNAAAQALNAQLVKFYSAETEIIYFGTIGGSAIVLSIILFFISPVIQRFMKGIR from the coding sequence GTGTCGAAATTAACTAAACAACAAATTATTGAAAGTGCCCCGCAAAAAGGTTTCTTCGGGCATCCAAAAGGGTTATTCACATTATTTTTCACTGAGTTTTGGGAACGCTTTTCCTATTATGGAATGCGCGCAATCCTTGTCTTCTATATGTATTATGAAGTATCAAACGGCGGACTTGGATTAGATAAGACAGTTGCACTGTCTATCATGTCGATTTACGGTTCACTCGTCTATATGTCAGGAATTATCGGAGGATGGTTAGCTGACCGGATATTTGGAACGTCTAAAGCTGTTTTTTACGGTGGAATTCTGATCATGTTTGGTCATTTAGTTTTAGCGATTCCTGGGAACTTAACAATGTTCTTTATTTCGATGGTGCTTATTGTACTTGGTACAGGACTATTAAAGCCTAACGTTTCTAGCGTTGTTGGTGACTTATATGCGGAAGACGATAATCGCCGTGATGCCGGATTTAGTATTTTCTATATGGGCATTAATATGGGCGCATTCATAGCTCCGTTAATTGCCGGAAGTTTAATGGATACAAGTTTCCATCTAGGATTTGGGGTTGCGGCTGTCGGTATGTTCTTAGGTTTGGTCGTATTTATTGCAACGAAAAAGAAAAATCTTGGACTTGCGGGTACACAAGCGCCAAACCCTTTAAATGCTACAGAGAAAAAACGGACTCTTACGATTTCTATTGTGTCGACAATCGTTATTGCACTCCTAATTGCAATTTCTATTCCACTAGGATGGTTAACGTTTGATTCGTTTGTAGCGTTTGTTGGAATTTTGGCTTTTCTCATTCCGACTGCTTATTTTATCGTGATGTATAGAAGTCCAAAAACGACTGAAGTAGAACAGTCAAGGATTATCGCGTATATTCCCCTCTTTTTAGCATCCGTTTTATTCTGGGTCATTGCTGAACAAGGGGCAACGGTTTTAGCGCTATATGCGGATACGAGAGCGAATTTGAATTTCATGGGGATAAAACTTTCACCAGCTTGGTTCCAATCATTTTGGCCATTATTTGTTATTATTCTTGCGCCAATGTTTGCTTGGCTTTGGGTGAGACTTGGAGATCGTCAGCCAACAATCCCACAAAAGTTTTCATTAGGGTTATTATTCGGTGGTTTATCATTTATCGTCATTTTACTGCCAAGTTATTTTGGCGGCGGAGATGCGCTTGTGAATCCGCTTTGGTTAGTTTTAAGTATTTTCTTCGTTGCGGTCGGAGAATTATGTCTCTCCCCTGTTGGTTTATCTGCAACGACAAAACTAGCACCTGTTGCGTTTTCGGCGCAAACAATGAGCTTATGGTTCCTATCGAACGCCGCAGCGCAAGCATTAAATGCACAACTGGTTAAGTTTTATTCAGCAGAAACTGAGATTATTTACTTTGGTACAATTGGCGGTTCTGCAATTGTCCTCAGTATCATACTGTTTTTCATTTCACCGGTGATTCAGCGATTTATGAAGGGAATTCGTTGA
- a CDS encoding DoxX family protein, producing MVELRNSQFGKNVIVEENPLSRWLFSNTISAWIWLVLRVYLGYSWLKAGIGKVTSDAWTGDQAGVAIQGFMKGALAKAEAGDVAGWYAWFLESVVIPNAVPFSYMVAWGEVLVGLGLIVGLLTGIAAFFGATMNMSFLLAGTVSSNPVMFMIAIVLILAWKVAGWYGLDRWVLPRLGTPWSSRNK from the coding sequence ATGGTTGAATTAAGAAATTCCCAATTTGGGAAAAATGTAATTGTTGAGGAAAATCCACTATCAAGATGGTTATTTTCGAACACAATATCTGCATGGATATGGTTAGTGTTAAGAGTATACCTTGGTTATTCTTGGTTGAAGGCAGGTATCGGAAAAGTTACGTCTGATGCATGGACAGGCGATCAAGCAGGCGTTGCAATACAGGGTTTTATGAAGGGTGCCCTTGCAAAAGCTGAAGCAGGGGACGTTGCAGGATGGTATGCTTGGTTTCTAGAAAGTGTTGTCATTCCAAATGCGGTTCCATTTTCTTACATGGTCGCATGGGGTGAAGTATTAGTAGGGCTCGGCTTAATCGTTGGATTGTTAACGGGAATTGCAGCATTCTTTGGTGCAACAATGAATATGTCTTTCTTATTGGCAGGTACTGTAAGCTCAAACCCAGTCATGTTTATGATTGCGATTGTCTTAATCTTGGCATGGAAAGTTGCCGGTTGGTATGGACTAGATCGCTGGGTATTGCCGCGATTAGGAACGCCTTGGTCTTCACGGAATAAATAG
- a CDS encoding 3-hydroxybutyrate dehydrogenase: protein MKENKVVFITGAAGGIGYEIGVAFAREGAKVAFSDINEEKLKEAVNQLVAEGYDCFGVKCDVTKEEDIQQAIDKTVTHYGRLDVLVNNAGMQHVALIEDFPTEKFELMTKIMLVAPFMAIKHVMPMMKKQGFGRIINIASINGVIGFAGKAAYNSAKHGVIGLTKVAALEGAEYGITVNAICPGYVETPLVRNQLVDLAATRNVSLEKVLEEVLYPLVPQKRLLTVQEVADMTLFIASDKAKGITGQPIIIDGGYTAQ, encoded by the coding sequence ATGAAAGAAAACAAAGTCGTATTTATTACGGGGGCTGCAGGCGGCATAGGTTATGAGATTGGCGTTGCGTTTGCAAGAGAAGGCGCAAAAGTAGCTTTTTCTGATATCAATGAAGAAAAGCTGAAAGAAGCTGTCAATCAATTAGTTGCTGAAGGTTATGATTGTTTCGGTGTAAAATGTGATGTAACGAAAGAAGAAGACATTCAACAAGCGATTGATAAAACAGTAACACATTACGGACGACTCGATGTGTTAGTGAACAATGCTGGAATGCAACATGTTGCGCTCATTGAAGATTTTCCAACTGAAAAATTTGAATTAATGACTAAAATTATGCTTGTAGCACCGTTTATGGCCATTAAACATGTGATGCCGATGATGAAGAAACAAGGGTTTGGCCGCATTATTAATATCGCATCGATTAATGGCGTTATCGGATTTGCAGGTAAAGCGGCATATAATAGTGCGAAACACGGTGTTATTGGCCTAACAAAAGTAGCTGCTTTAGAAGGTGCTGAATATGGGATTACTGTGAATGCAATTTGTCCAGGTTATGTTGAAACGCCGCTGGTGCGCAATCAACTCGTCGATTTGGCGGCAACTCGAAATGTTTCACTTGAGAAAGTGTTAGAAGAAGTTCTTTATCCACTCGTCCCACAAAAAAGATTGTTGACAGTCCAAGAAGTTGCTGATATGACATTATTTATTGCAAGTGATAAAGCAAAAGGGATTACAGGCCAACCGATAATTATTGATGGTGGCTATACTGCCCAGTAG
- a CDS encoding SurA N-terminal domain-containing protein, whose translation MKVKKILFLLIAVTLTMTLVAYGKEGNVGNDERSSEQEVVRVEVAADEEQLKEEELLEVDEGEVVAKVNDEEVKGKKYNAVLRSILSQIEQNGETARHDSTEELKKQALDTIVNQTLLLQQAKEAKIQVSAEEIEEAYAMFAKQFEDEKAMEKEFESKNVDEKIIKEQIAESITFNKYQNKVVPIKDVTEKEIQNYYDQLVTEAKGKGKLLQPLEEIKKEIQAKIEQERQHKQLVAHIEELKKSAKIEVSI comes from the coding sequence ATGAAGGTTAAAAAGATCCTATTCCTGTTAATAGCAGTGACTTTGACAATGACTTTAGTTGCTTACGGTAAGGAAGGAAATGTAGGAAATGACGAACGATCTTCTGAACAAGAGGTTGTTCGAGTAGAAGTTGCGGCTGACGAGGAACAATTGAAGGAGGAAGAGCTTCTAGAAGTAGATGAAGGAGAAGTTGTTGCAAAGGTGAATGACGAAGAAGTTAAAGGAAAGAAGTATAATGCGGTTTTGAGATCGATTCTTAGTCAAATAGAACAAAATGGTGAAACAGCAAGGCATGATTCTACTGAGGAATTAAAAAAGCAAGCACTTGATACGATTGTGAATCAGACATTGCTACTTCAACAAGCAAAAGAAGCAAAAATTCAAGTGTCCGCAGAAGAGATTGAAGAAGCGTACGCAATGTTCGCCAAACAATTTGAAGATGAAAAAGCGATGGAAAAAGAATTTGAGAGTAAAAATGTAGATGAAAAAATTATCAAAGAACAAATTGCTGAATCCATAACGTTTAATAAATATCAAAATAAAGTGGTGCCTATAAAAGATGTTACTGAAAAAGAAATCCAAAATTACTACGATCAGCTAGTAACGGAAGCGAAAGGAAAAGGGAAATTGCTGCAGCCCTTAGAAGAAATAAAGAAGGAAATCCAAGCAAAGATAGAACAAGAACGACAGCATAAACAGTTAGTTGCACATATTGAAGAGTTGAAAAAATCAGCGAAAATTGAAGTAAGTATATAA
- a CDS encoding VOC family protein: MELGAFSISLSVKDINKSKSFYENLGFQVLGGDITQNWLILKNGSCIVGLFQGMFKKNMLTFNPGWNGNAENLDSFTDIRDLQRQLKAEGIQMLTEADESSEGPASFMIEDPDGNPILIDQHR, from the coding sequence ATGGAGCTAGGTGCATTCTCAATTAGTCTAAGTGTTAAAGATATTAACAAATCAAAGTCATTTTATGAAAACCTAGGATTTCAAGTATTGGGCGGGGACATTACTCAAAATTGGCTAATATTGAAAAATGGAAGCTGCATCGTTGGCCTATTCCAAGGAATGTTTAAGAAAAATATGCTGACTTTTAATCCCGGTTGGAATGGAAATGCCGAAAATCTTGATTCATTTACAGATATTCGAGACCTTCAAAGGCAGCTAAAGGCAGAAGGAATTCAAATGTTGACTGAGGCGGATGAATCGAGCGAAGGACCAGCCAGTTTTATGATTGAAGATCCAGACGGTAACCCGATTCTAATAGACCAACATAGGTGA
- a CDS encoding SET domain-containing protein, producing MLPICIKDTGKYGRGIFATRDIKKGELIEVSPVIVSHRNEWKYLKKTILNDYCFSWGEKYEHTALALGYGSIFNHSYSPNAYFIYNMENQSIDFYTRLDIKMGEEITINYNEDADDTSSLWFDVLE from the coding sequence GTGTTACCCATCTGCATAAAAGATACTGGAAAGTACGGTAGAGGAATATTTGCTACACGTGACATTAAAAAAGGTGAACTCATAGAAGTATCGCCTGTTATCGTATCACATCGAAACGAATGGAAATATCTAAAAAAGACAATATTGAATGATTATTGTTTTAGTTGGGGTGAGAAATACGAACATACAGCGCTCGCGCTTGGTTATGGTTCGATTTTTAATCATTCCTATTCGCCAAATGCATACTTTATATATAACATGGAGAATCAATCGATTGATTTTTATACACGACTCGATATTAAAATGGGTGAGGAAATTACAATTAATTACAATGAAGATGCGGATGATACATCATCATTATGGTTTGATGTGCTCGAATAA
- a CDS encoding CotH kinase family protein codes for MSYLLPSFSLVFEEENLEELRSDLWNNDPVPADLIVDDVTYDIDIAYRGSYTRKFRKRSYLIEFVNPETFSGKRMIHLNAEYKDPSLIRNKLSFDFFHDIGVLSPESQHVNLIRNGSPKGVYLQLESVDEYFLKKRGLPPGPIYYAVNNNANFSLLRDEKMKKSLLSGYQRAVGTETDDTILLNFIEHVNHTPLADFQNKIPDLLNVDTFLHWLAGAVCTMNNDGFTHNYALYHNSQTGLFEFIPWDYDATWGRKVDGGPMQYDYVHIEGKKSNHLCYLLMRVPEFRKRYRKILGDILENKFTVNYMENKVRSLHEALRPHILLDPYKHTKMDIYDQEPEFIFQFIRDRNSYLKKQLVNFD; via the coding sequence ATGTCCTATTTGCTACCATCTTTTTCTTTAGTGTTTGAAGAGGAAAATTTAGAGGAGTTACGTAGTGACTTGTGGAATAATGACCCTGTTCCCGCAGATTTAATCGTTGATGACGTCACTTATGATATTGATATCGCCTATCGTGGTTCATATACACGAAAATTCCGTAAAAGATCTTATCTCATTGAGTTCGTTAACCCGGAGACATTTTCGGGGAAAAGAATGATTCATCTCAATGCAGAATATAAAGACCCTTCTTTAATCCGCAATAAACTTTCCTTCGATTTTTTCCATGATATTGGGGTTTTATCACCTGAAAGTCAACATGTCAATTTAATTCGCAATGGGTCTCCTAAAGGCGTCTACTTACAATTAGAATCTGTTGATGAGTACTTTTTAAAAAAGAGAGGGCTTCCTCCTGGTCCGATTTACTATGCAGTCAACAACAATGCAAACTTTTCCTTACTTAGAGATGAAAAGATGAAAAAGTCACTTCTTTCTGGCTATCAACGAGCCGTCGGGACAGAAACGGATGATACAATCCTTCTTAATTTTATAGAACACGTCAATCATACACCGCTAGCAGACTTCCAGAACAAAATTCCAGATTTACTTAACGTTGACACATTCCTACATTGGCTTGCAGGAGCTGTTTGTACAATGAATAATGATGGATTCACCCACAATTATGCGTTATACCACAATAGTCAAACCGGACTATTTGAATTTATTCCATGGGATTATGATGCAACTTGGGGGCGGAAAGTCGATGGGGGTCCTATGCAGTACGACTACGTCCATATCGAAGGAAAGAAGAGCAATCATCTTTGTTATCTTCTAATGCGCGTACCAGAATTTCGTAAACGTTACCGGAAGATATTGGGAGATATTTTAGAAAATAAATTTACGGTGAACTATATGGAAAATAAAGTTAGGTCATTGCATGAAGCACTTCGACCACATATCCTTCTAGATCCATATAAACATACGAAGATGGATATATACGATCAGGAACCTGAATTTATTTTTCAATTTATCCGTGATCGTAACAGCTATTTAAAAAAGCAACTAGTGAATTTTGATTAA